The following are encoded together in the Macadamia integrifolia cultivar HAES 741 chromosome 10, SCU_Mint_v3, whole genome shotgun sequence genome:
- the LOC122091297 gene encoding uncharacterized protein LOC122091297, with protein sequence MAASISFCCLNSSFNSHDLSPSLCQSNLQRTRSFRCYSSTRDRSQTPRLLKIAVNGVTEILRLFSSAKERSDGMKYTEIDEPSISGIDDVMVVLKSDYDSAYFVTGNFTPTIYAEDCIFEDPTIKFRGKDLYSRNLKLLVPFFDGPSIVLQKIEKGMNSQTNFVLATWELRTYLKLPWRPLISIEGSTVYDLGDEFKIVRHAERWNVSALEAVAQIFTPSFERIGE encoded by the exons ATGGcggcttcaatttctttttgttgcCTCAATTCTTCTTTCAATTCCCATGACCTCTCCCCATCTTTATGTCAGTCTAATTTGCAGAGGACCCGAAGCTTCCGTTGCTACTCTAGTACAAGGGACAGGAGTCAAACGCCTCGGCTTTTGAAAATTGCAGTTAATGGAGTCACTGAGATTCTACGGCTCTTCTCCTCTGCCAAGGAGAG ATCGGATGGGATGAAATATACAGAGATAGATGAGCCCTCTATTTCTGGTATAGATGATGTTATGGTGGTCCTTAAATCAGATTATGATAGTGCTTATTTCGTTACAG GAAACTTCACTCCCACAATTTATGCTGAAGACTGTATTTTTGAAGACCCAACTATTAAATTCCGGG GTAAGGATCTTTATTCTCGCAACTTGAAGTTGCTTGTGCCATTTTTTGATGGCCCATCAATTGTGTTACAAAAAATTGAGAag GGTATGAATTCTCAAACAAACTTTGTACTTGCGACATGGGAGCTCAG AACCTATCTAAAGCTTCCTTGGAGGCCTCTCATTTCCATTGAAGGAAGTACAGTTTATGATTTAGGTGATGAGTTCAAA ATTGTGAGACATGCTGAGAGGTGGAATGTGTCAGCACTTGAAGCAGTTGCCCAAATATTCACTCCTAGTTTTGAAAGGATTGGTGAATGA
- the LOC122092268 gene encoding uncharacterized protein LOC122092268, producing the protein MIPSCFSSPKQSSIEDTQKPQNLITCIYQTLLCNFPTLLTITWSKTVVSHSLTIQAADSFSINLSLCPSTFSFRRNRIGSKSISLTRHHHHHHRIKLYWDFTKADFNRNSAEPTSSFYIAIASDAHIEFFLGDLRDDALRRITRVTRISPSAEPALQSRREHVFGRRNFMTTAQISGSKHEIGIECNGGMLRVKVDGEVGLIVKRLAWKFRGNERIAVGGSEVEFYWDVFNWVAGSGGHGVFVFQVGDGGVWPEMVDPEKRFMRKSLSLSPTAISLSSSPSCSSVLQWAEESSDGGRSSSSCSSTKSSGSGGFSLLLYAWRSGGN; encoded by the coding sequence ATGATCCCTTCGTGTTTCAGCAGTCCCAAACAGTCTAGTATTGAAGATACCCAGAAGCCACAAAACCTCATCACCTGCATCTACCAGACTCTACTTTGCAACTTCCCAACCTTACTGACGATAACCTGGTCGAAAACCGTCGTCTCTCACTCCTTAACCATCCAAGCTGCCGATTCATTCtccatcaatctctctctctgcccATCAACCTTCTCCTTCAGAAGAAACAGAATTGGCTCAAAATCCATCTCCCTCacccgccaccaccaccaccaccaccgaaTTAAGCTCTATTGGGATTTCACGAAGGCCGATTTTAACCGGAATTCGGCCGAGCCTACCTCATCCTTCTACATTGCTATAGCCTCCGATGCTCACATCGAATTCTTCCTCGGTGATCTAAGAGACGACGCGCTTCGACGCATTACTAGGGTTACTCGAATCTCTCCTTCCGCCGAGCCTGCATTACAATCCCGTCGCGAGCATGTATTTGGGCGCAGGAATTTCATGACCACAGCTCAGATCTCTGGATCGAAACACGAAATTGGGATCGAATGTAACGGCGGAATGTTGAGGGTGAAGGTGGATGGTGAGGTGGGTCTGATCGTGAAGAGATTAGCGTGGAAATTCAGAGGGAACGAGAGAATTGCGGTTGGGGGTTCGGAAGTGGAGTTCTATTGGGATGTGTTCAATTGGGTTGCAGGGTCTGGTGGGCATGGAGTGTTCGTGTTTCAGGTTGGGGATGGTGGGGTATGGCCTGAGATGGTAGACCCAGAGAAGAGATTTATGAGGAAAAGCTTATCGTTGTCGCCGACGGCGATATCTTTGTCGTCATCTCCGTCATGTTCAAGTGTTTTGCAGTGGGCAGAGGAGAGTAGTGATGGAGGGAGgagttcttcttcttgttcttctactAAGTCTAGTGGGAGTGGAGGTTTCTCGTTACTGCTCTATGCATGGAGGAGCGGCGGAAATTAA